A single genomic interval of Aythya fuligula isolate bAytFul2 chromosome 28, bAytFul2.pri, whole genome shotgun sequence harbors:
- the LOC116499727 gene encoding claw keratin-like — MSCSSLCAPVCGVAAPAPLADSANEPCVRQCPDSTVVIQPPATVLTLPGPILSSFPQHAVVGSAGVPAVAGGFGGTFGGRGAFGGYGGLGGYGGLLGYGGLGGYGGLGGYGGYGAFGSCGYGGWRRSHRYLSGNCGPC, encoded by the coding sequence atgtcctgctccagcctgtgtGCCCCTGTGTGCGGGgtggctgccccggccccgctggctGACAGCGCCAACGAGCCCTGCGTGCGGCAGTGCCCCGACTCCACCGTGGTGATCCAGCCCCCGGCCACGGTGCTCACCTTGCCCGggcccatcctcagctccttccctcagcaCGCCGTGGTCGGCTCGGCGGGAGTCCCGGCTGTTGCAGGGGGCTTTGGCGGCACTTTTGGAGGCCGTGGTGCCTTTGGGGGCTATGGAGGCCTTGGGGGTTATGGTGGCCTTTTGGGCTACGGAGGCCTTGGGGGTTACGGAGGCCTTGGCGGCTATGGGGGCTATGGAGCCTTTGGGAGCTGCGGATACGGTGGCTGGCGTCGGAGCCACAGGTACCTCAGTGGCAACTGCGGGCCCTGCTAA
- the LOC116499720 gene encoding claw keratin-like, translating into MSCSSLCAPVCGVAAPAPLADSANEPCVRQCPDSTVVIQPPATVLTLPGPILSSFPQHAVVGSAGVPAVAGGFGGTFGGRGAFGGYGGLGGYGGLLGYGGLGGYGGLGGYGGYGAFGSCGYGGSRRGLRYLSGNCGPC; encoded by the coding sequence atgtcctgctccagcctgtgtGCCCCTGTGTGCGGGgtggctgccccggccccgctggctGACAGCGCCAACGAGCCCTGCGTGCGGCAGTGCCCCGACTCCACCGTGGTGATCCAGCCCCCGGCCACGGTGCTCACCTTGCCCGggcccatcctcagctccttccctcagcaCGCCGTGGTCGGCTCGGCGGGAGTCCCGGCTGTTGCAGGGGGCTTTGGCGGCACTTTTGGAGGCCGTGGTGCCTTTGGGGGCTATGGAGGCCTTGGGGGTTATGGTGGCCTTTTGGGCTATGGAGGCCTTGGGGGTTATGGAGGCCTTGGCGGCTATGGGGGCTATGGAGCCTTTGGAAGCTGTGGATATGGCGGCTCGCGTCGGGGCCTCAGGTACCTCAGTGGCAACTGCGGGCCCTGCTAA
- the LOC116499726 gene encoding claw keratin-like — MSCSSLCAPVCGVAAPAPLADSANEPCVRQCPDSTVVIQPPATVLTLPGPILSSFPQHAVVGSAGVPAVAGGFGGTFGGRGAFGGYGGLGGYGGLLGYGGLGGYGGLGGYGGYGAFGSCGYGGWRRSHRYLSGNCGPC; from the coding sequence atgtcctgctccagcctgtgtGCCCCTGTGTGCGGGgtggctgccccggccccgctggctGACAGCGCCAACGAGCCCTGCGTGCGGCAGTGCCCCGACTCCACTGTGGTGATCCAGCCCCCGGCCACGGTGCTCACCTTGCCCGggcccatcctcagctccttccctcagcaCGCCGTGGTCGGCTCGGCAGGAGTCCCGGCTGTTGCAGGGGGCTTTGGCGGCACTTTTGGAGGCCGTGGTGCCTTTGGGGGCTATGGAGGCCTTGGGGGTTATGGTGGCCTTTTGGGCTATGGAGGCCTTGGGGGTTACGGAGGCCTTGGCGGCTATGGGGGCTATGGAGCCTTTGGGAGCTGCGGATACGGTGGCTGGCGTCGGAGCCACAGGTACCTCAGTGGCAACTGCGGGCCCTGCTAA